The Georgenia sp. TF02-10 genome window below encodes:
- a CDS encoding long-chain fatty acid--CoA ligase — MTVTTDRREASTPGVGRLTPGMSIPGVLRDRLARDPEGTIIERQVALGTGFVPVTTRVFAEEVLAVAAGLVALGVGPGDRVAIMSRTSFEWTVLDFAAWAAGAVPVPIYETSSAEQVRWIVTDSGASIVFTESRAQAALVEPLLAELPGLREVRVIEEFALAQVAAAGTEVPPAEVQARTDALGLGSLATIIYTSGTTGRPKGVELTHGSFLSLVVNGTDDPSFADVVRGPDKRTLLFLPLAHVFARFVEVLCVYSGAVLAHVPDVKNLVADLGAFQPTFLLGVPRVFEKVYNSADAKAGRGAKQRVFRWGAKVAIEYSRALDRAGGPSAALRAQRAVADRLVYGKVRAAMGGRLRYAVSGGAPLGERLGHFYRGIGVVVLEGYGLTEVAAPTTVNRPGLVKIGTVGPPYPGTAVRIGDGGEVLVKGPNVFRGYRNDPAATAAAFEDGWLRTGDLGTLDADGYLRITGRAKEIIVTAGGKNVAPAVLEDRLRGHPLVSQVVVVGDRRPFVAALVTLDAEMLPTWLANHGLPAMGVAEAAQHPAVLAALDRAVARANTAVSRAESIRKIRVLTEDFTEANGYLTPSMKVKRAKVLTDLADEIDAIYR; from the coding sequence ATGACCGTCACGACCGACCGGCGCGAGGCCAGCACCCCCGGCGTCGGACGCCTCACGCCCGGGATGTCCATCCCCGGGGTGCTGCGCGACCGGCTGGCCCGCGACCCCGAGGGCACCATCATCGAGCGGCAGGTGGCGCTGGGCACCGGGTTCGTGCCGGTGACCACCCGGGTCTTCGCCGAGGAGGTGCTCGCCGTCGCCGCCGGCCTGGTGGCCCTGGGCGTCGGGCCCGGCGACCGGGTGGCGATCATGAGCCGGACGAGCTTCGAGTGGACGGTGCTGGACTTCGCCGCCTGGGCGGCCGGGGCGGTGCCGGTGCCCATCTACGAGACCTCCTCCGCCGAGCAGGTGCGGTGGATCGTCACCGACAGCGGCGCCTCGATCGTGTTCACCGAGTCCCGGGCGCAGGCCGCGCTGGTGGAGCCGCTGCTCGCCGAGCTGCCCGGGCTGCGCGAGGTGCGGGTCATCGAGGAGTTCGCGCTGGCGCAGGTGGCGGCCGCCGGCACCGAGGTGCCCCCGGCGGAGGTCCAGGCCCGCACCGACGCCCTCGGCCTGGGCTCCCTCGCCACCATCATCTACACCTCCGGCACCACCGGCCGACCCAAGGGCGTGGAGCTCACCCACGGCAGCTTCCTCTCCCTGGTGGTCAACGGCACCGACGACCCGAGCTTCGCCGACGTCGTCCGCGGCCCGGACAAGCGCACCCTGCTCTTCCTGCCGCTGGCCCACGTCTTCGCCCGGTTCGTCGAGGTGCTGTGCGTGTACTCCGGCGCCGTCCTCGCCCACGTGCCGGACGTGAAGAACCTGGTCGCGGACCTGGGCGCCTTCCAGCCGACCTTCCTCCTCGGGGTGCCCCGGGTCTTCGAGAAGGTCTACAACTCGGCCGACGCCAAGGCCGGCCGGGGCGCCAAGCAGCGGGTCTTCCGGTGGGGCGCGAAGGTGGCCATCGAGTACTCCCGCGCCCTGGACCGCGCGGGCGGCCCGTCCGCCGCGCTGCGGGCCCAGCGCGCCGTCGCCGACCGGCTGGTCTACGGCAAGGTCCGCGCCGCGATGGGCGGGCGGCTGCGCTACGCCGTCTCCGGCGGCGCCCCGCTCGGGGAGCGGCTCGGGCACTTCTACCGCGGGATCGGCGTGGTCGTGCTCGAGGGCTACGGGCTCACCGAGGTCGCCGCGCCGACCACCGTCAACCGGCCCGGCCTGGTCAAGATCGGCACGGTGGGCCCGCCCTACCCGGGGACCGCGGTGCGGATCGGCGACGGCGGGGAGGTCCTCGTCAAGGGGCCGAACGTGTTCCGCGGCTACCGCAACGACCCGGCGGCGACGGCGGCGGCGTTCGAGGACGGGTGGCTGCGCACCGGCGACCTCGGCACCCTGGACGCCGATGGGTACCTGCGGATCACCGGCCGGGCGAAGGAGATCATCGTCACCGCCGGCGGCAAGAACGTCGCGCCGGCGGTGCTGGAGGACCGGCTGCGCGGCCACCCGCTGGTCTCCCAGGTGGTCGTCGTCGGCGACCGGCGCCCATTCGTCGCCGCCCTGGTCACCCTGGACGCGGAGATGCTGCCCACCTGGCTGGCCAACCACGGCCTGCCCGCCATGGGCGTGGCCGAGGCGGCGCAGCACCCGGCGGTGCTGGCCGCCCTGGACCGGGCGGTCGCCCGCGCCAACACGGCGGTCTCCCGGGCCGAGTCGATCCGCAAGATCCGGGTGCTGACCGAGGACTTCACCGAGGCCAACGGGTACCTGACGCCGTCGATGAAGGTCAAGCGGGCCAAGGTGCTGACCGACCTCGCCGACGAGATCGACGCGATCTACCGCTGA
- the valS gene encoding valine--tRNA ligase, producing the protein MSDAPLPTADAQTLPAPAVPDKVGLDGLEERWTAAWEQAGTYAFDRTATREQVYAIDTPPPTVSGSLHVGHVFSYTHTDVVARYQRMRGKAVFYPMGWDDNGLPTERRVQNYFGVRCDPSLPYDAGFTPPQVGGEGKSVRAADQVPVSRQNFVELCERLTAEDEQQFEAVWRRLGLSVDWRQHYQTIGREARLVAQAAFLRNLARGEAYQAAAPGLWDVTFQTAVAQAELEARDYPGFFHRIAFHRPDGAPVHVETTRPELLPACVALVAHPDDPRYQQLFGTTVTSPVFGVELPVLPHPAAEMDKGAGVAMCCTFGDLTDVQWWRDLDLPTRPVVGRDGRLVRETPPWITTADGRAAYAEMAGKTVFSARTIVVEALRAAGDLDGEPTPTTRMTNFYERGDKPLEIVTSRQWYLRNGGRPYREADGTDLRANLLARGRELDFHPDFMRVRYENWVDGLNSDWLISRQRFFGVPIPVWYAVGEDGAVDHERVLVPDEAQLPVDPSIDVPPGYTADQRDAPGGFAGEVDVMDTWATSSLTPQIAGGWLRDPDLFARVYPMDLRPQAQDIIRTWLFSTVVRAHLEFGGLPWRHAAISGWILDPDRKKMSKSKGNVVTPMGLLAEHGSDAVRYWAASGRLGTDAAFEVGQMKIGRRLAIKVLNASRFALTMGGDGPLDLDPRLVTEPIDRAMLAGLADVVETATAALDGYDHTRALETTETYFWTFCDDYLELVKDRAYNRDGALPAAQAASARTALAIAVDTFLRLLAPVLPFATEEVWSWYRPGSVHQAPWPDPAPLRAAADGADPALVDATGTALAALRKVKSEAKVSQRTTFARARLQVPAAALPAVQVTLGDLRAAGRVRGDLEILATADGVAAVTEHELDEPPAKR; encoded by the coding sequence ATGAGCGACGCACCCCTGCCGACCGCCGACGCCCAGACCCTGCCGGCGCCGGCGGTGCCGGACAAGGTCGGGCTGGACGGGCTGGAGGAGCGGTGGACCGCCGCCTGGGAGCAGGCCGGCACCTACGCCTTCGACCGCACCGCCACCCGCGAGCAGGTGTACGCCATCGACACCCCGCCGCCCACCGTCTCCGGCTCCCTGCACGTCGGGCACGTCTTCAGCTACACCCACACCGACGTCGTCGCCCGCTACCAGCGCATGCGCGGCAAGGCGGTCTTCTACCCGATGGGCTGGGACGACAACGGCCTGCCCACCGAGCGGCGGGTGCAGAACTACTTCGGGGTCCGGTGCGACCCGTCCCTGCCCTACGACGCGGGCTTCACCCCGCCGCAGGTGGGCGGCGAGGGCAAGTCCGTGCGGGCCGCGGACCAGGTGCCGGTCAGCCGGCAGAACTTCGTCGAGCTCTGCGAGCGGCTCACCGCCGAGGACGAGCAGCAGTTCGAGGCGGTCTGGCGCCGCCTCGGCCTGAGCGTGGACTGGCGCCAGCACTACCAGACGATCGGCCGGGAGGCTCGGCTGGTCGCCCAGGCCGCCTTCTTGCGCAACCTCGCCCGCGGGGAGGCCTACCAGGCGGCCGCTCCCGGCCTGTGGGACGTCACCTTCCAGACCGCCGTCGCCCAGGCCGAGCTCGAGGCCCGGGACTACCCGGGCTTCTTCCACCGGATCGCCTTCCACCGCCCCGACGGTGCCCCGGTCCACGTCGAGACCACCCGCCCCGAGCTGCTGCCCGCCTGCGTCGCGCTGGTCGCCCACCCCGACGACCCCCGCTACCAGCAGCTGTTCGGCACCACCGTCACCTCCCCGGTCTTCGGCGTCGAGCTGCCGGTCCTGCCCCACCCGGCCGCCGAGATGGACAAGGGCGCCGGCGTCGCCATGTGCTGCACCTTCGGCGACCTCACCGACGTGCAGTGGTGGCGCGACCTCGACCTGCCCACCCGGCCGGTCGTCGGCCGCGACGGCCGCCTGGTCCGCGAGACCCCGCCGTGGATCACCACCGCGGACGGTCGCGCCGCGTACGCCGAGATGGCCGGCAAGACCGTCTTCTCCGCCCGCACCATCGTCGTCGAGGCCCTGCGCGCCGCCGGGGACCTGGACGGGGAGCCCACGCCCACCACCCGCATGACCAACTTCTACGAGCGGGGCGACAAGCCGCTGGAGATCGTCACCTCCCGGCAGTGGTACCTGCGCAACGGCGGCCGCCCCTACCGGGAGGCGGACGGCACCGACCTGCGGGCGAACCTGCTCGCCCGCGGCCGCGAGCTCGACTTCCACCCCGACTTCATGCGGGTGCGCTACGAGAACTGGGTGGACGGGCTCAACAGCGACTGGCTGATCTCCCGCCAGCGGTTCTTCGGCGTCCCGATCCCGGTCTGGTACGCCGTCGGCGAGGACGGCGCGGTGGACCACGAGCGCGTGCTCGTCCCCGACGAGGCCCAGCTCCCGGTGGACCCCAGCATCGACGTCCCGCCGGGGTACACGGCGGACCAGCGCGACGCCCCCGGCGGGTTCGCCGGGGAGGTGGACGTCATGGACACCTGGGCCACCTCCTCCCTCACCCCGCAGATCGCCGGCGGGTGGCTGCGCGACCCGGACCTGTTCGCCCGCGTCTACCCGATGGACCTGCGCCCGCAGGCCCAGGACATCATCCGCACCTGGCTGTTCTCCACGGTGGTCCGCGCCCACCTGGAGTTCGGCGGGCTGCCCTGGCGGCACGCGGCGATCTCCGGCTGGATCCTGGACCCGGACCGCAAGAAGATGTCCAAGTCCAAGGGCAACGTCGTCACCCCGATGGGCCTGCTCGCCGAGCACGGCTCCGACGCGGTGCGGTACTGGGCGGCCTCGGGCCGCCTGGGCACCGACGCCGCGTTCGAGGTCGGGCAGATGAAGATCGGCCGGCGCCTGGCCATCAAGGTCCTCAACGCCTCCCGGTTCGCCCTGACCATGGGCGGGGACGGCCCGCTCGACCTGGACCCGCGCCTGGTCACCGAGCCGATCGACCGGGCCATGCTCGCCGGGCTCGCCGACGTGGTGGAGACCGCCACCGCCGCCCTGGACGGCTACGACCACACCCGCGCCCTGGAGACCACCGAGACCTACTTCTGGACGTTCTGCGACGACTACCTCGAGCTGGTCAAGGACCGCGCCTACAACCGCGACGGCGCCCTGCCCGCCGCGCAGGCCGCCTCCGCCCGCACCGCGCTGGCGATCGCCGTCGACACCTTCCTCCGGCTGCTGGCCCCGGTGCTGCCCTTCGCCACCGAGGAGGTGTGGAGCTGGTACCGCCCCGGGTCCGTGCACCAGGCCCCCTGGCCCGACCCGGCCCCGCTGCGGGCCGCGGCCGACGGCGCCGACCCGGCCCTGGTCGATGCCACCGGCACGGCGCTGGCGGCGCTGCGGAAGGTCAAGTCCGAGGCGAAGGTGTCCCAGCGGACCACCTTCGCCCGGGCCCGGCTGCAGGTGCCCGCCGCGGCCCTGCCGGCCGTCCAGGTGACCCTGGGCGACCTGCGGGCCGCCGGCCGGGTGCGCGGGGACCTGGAGATCCTCGCGACCGCCGACGGCGTCGCCGCGGTGACCGAGCACGAGCTCGACGAGCCGCCGGCCAAGCGCTGA
- a CDS encoding PfkB family carbohydrate kinase translates to MSAVSPAPGLDLLVTGQVFVDLVFTGLPHPPRPGTEVWAQGMGSAPGGSANLAVAAARLGLGTGMAAAFGDDAYADWLWTVLGGQEGVDLRAARRYRYWHTAVTVSLGVEGDRAMVTHGHPDPDPVSELVAAAPPARAVVAELGEPGTDAQWWRPLAADGALVFADAGWDATGAWDPARLRMLAGCHAFTPNAVEAMAYTRTEDPAAAARALAEHVPLAVVTLGGDGALAVDAATGTEVRVGPLQVRALDPTGAGDVFAAALVTGTLAGWDLEQRLRFAVLTSGLAVQHFGGSLAAPGWGDVADWWAATVAAARAGDRSARATAERYAFLTDALAGHDLGRVRRAEATLARLSDAEADGGPAPAAAVPTLREG, encoded by the coding sequence GTGAGCGCCGTCTCCCCCGCCCCCGGCCTGGACCTGCTCGTCACCGGGCAGGTCTTCGTCGACCTCGTCTTCACCGGCCTGCCCCACCCGCCGCGGCCCGGCACCGAGGTGTGGGCCCAGGGCATGGGCTCGGCGCCGGGCGGCAGCGCCAACCTCGCCGTCGCCGCCGCCCGGCTCGGGCTGGGCACCGGGATGGCCGCCGCGTTCGGCGACGACGCCTACGCCGACTGGCTCTGGACAGTGCTGGGCGGGCAGGAGGGGGTGGACCTGCGGGCCGCGCGCCGGTACCGGTACTGGCACACCGCGGTGACCGTCTCTCTCGGCGTCGAGGGCGACCGGGCGATGGTCACCCACGGCCACCCCGACCCCGACCCGGTCTCCGAGCTCGTCGCGGCCGCGCCGCCGGCCCGGGCCGTGGTCGCCGAGCTGGGCGAGCCGGGCACCGACGCCCAGTGGTGGCGTCCGCTCGCCGCGGACGGCGCGCTCGTCTTCGCGGACGCCGGCTGGGACGCCACCGGGGCCTGGGACCCGGCGCGGCTGCGGATGCTCGCCGGCTGCCACGCCTTCACCCCCAACGCCGTGGAGGCGATGGCCTACACCCGCACCGAGGACCCGGCGGCGGCGGCGCGGGCCCTCGCCGAGCACGTCCCGCTCGCCGTGGTGACGCTCGGCGGCGACGGCGCGCTCGCCGTGGACGCCGCGACCGGGACGGAGGTGCGGGTGGGCCCGCTGCAGGTCCGGGCGCTGGACCCGACCGGGGCAGGCGACGTCTTCGCCGCCGCCCTGGTCACCGGAACCCTGGCCGGGTGGGACCTGGAGCAGCGGCTCCGGTTCGCCGTGCTCACCTCCGGGCTGGCGGTCCAGCACTTCGGCGGGTCGCTCGCCGCCCCGGGCTGGGGGGACGTGGCGGACTGGTGGGCGGCGACCGTGGCGGCGGCCCGCGCCGGCGACCGGTCCGCGCGCGCCACCGCCGAGCGCTACGCCTTCCTCACCGACGCCCTCGCCGGGCACGACCTGGGCCGGGTCCGGCGGGCGGAGGCCACCCTGGCCCGCCTCTCCGACGCCGAGGCCGACGGCGGGCCGGCACCGGCCGCCGCCGTGCCCACCCTCCGGGAGGGCTGA